In the genome of Pongo pygmaeus isolate AG05252 chromosome 9, NHGRI_mPonPyg2-v2.0_pri, whole genome shotgun sequence, one region contains:
- the LOC129008501 gene encoding olfactory receptor 10Q1, with protein MPVGKLVFNQSDPTEFVFRVFTTATEFQVLLFLLFLLLYLMILCGNTAIIWVVCTHSTLRAPMYFFLSNLSFLEICYTTVVVPLMLSNILGAQKPISLAGCGAQMFFFVTLGSTDCFLLAIMAYDRYVAICHPLHYTLIMTHELCTQMLGGALGLALFLSLQLTALIFTLPFCGHHQEINHFLCDVPPVLRLACADIRVHQAVLYVVSILVLTIPFLLICVSYVFITCAILRIRSAEGRRRAFSTCSSHLTVVLLQYGCCSLVYLRPRSSTSEDEDRQIALVYTFVTPLLNPLIYTLRNKDVKGALRSAIIRKAASDAN; from the coding sequence ATGCCTGTGGGGAAACTTGTCTTCAACCAGTCTGACCCCACTGAGTTTGTGTTCCGTGTGTTCACCACAGCCACTGAATTCCaggttcttctcttccttctcttcctcctcctctacttGATGATCCTCTGTGGCAACACAGCCATCATCTGGGTGGTGTGCACACACAGCACCCTCCGCGCCCCAATGTATTTCTTCCTGTCCAACCTGTCTTTCCTGGAAATCTGCTACACCACCGTGGTAGTACCCTTGATGCTTTCCAACATTTTGGGGGCCCAGAAGCCCATTTCGTTGGCTGGATGTGGGGCCCAAATGTTCTTCTTTGTCACCCTCGGCAGCACGGACTGTTTCCTCTTGGCGATCATGGCCTATGACCGCTATGTGGCCATCTGCCACCCGCTGCACTACACCCTCATCATGACCCACGAGCTGTGCACGCAGATGCTgggtggggccctgggcctggccctctTCCTCTCCTTGCAGCTCACCGCCTTAATCTTCACCCTGCCCTTCTGCGGCCACCACCAGGAAATCAACCACTTCCTCTGCGATGTGCCTCCCGTCCTGCGCCTGGCCTGCGCTGACATCCGCGTGCACCAGGCTGTCCTCTATGTCGTGAGCATCCTCGTGCTGACCATCCCCTTCTTGCTCATCTGCGTCTCCTACGTGTTCATCACCTGTGCCATCCTGCGCATCCGTTCTGCTGAGGGCCGCCGCCGGGCCTTCTCcacctgctcctcccacctcaccgTCGTTCTGCTGCAGTATGGCTGCTGCAGCCTCGTGTACCTGCGTCCTCGGTCCAGCACCTCAGAGGATGAGGACCGCCAAATCGCGTTGGTCTACACCTTTGTCACCCCCTTACTCAACCCTTTGATTTACACCCTTAGGAACAAGGATGTCAAAGGTGCTCTGAGGAGTGCCATTATCCGTAAAGCAGCCTCTGACGCCAACTGA
- the LOC129008890 gene encoding olfactory receptor 1S1 gives MHQGNQTIVAEFILLGFFNQDEHQNLLFVLFLGMYLVTVVGNGLIILAISFDTYLHNPMYFFLANLSFADISSISNSVPKMLVNIQTKSQSISYESCITQMYFSIVFVVIDNLLLGIMAYDRFVAICHPLNYTTFMRPRFGILLTVISWFLSSIIALTHTLLLIQLLFCDHNTLPHFFCDLAPLLKLSCSDTMINELVLFIVGLSVIIFPFALIFFSYVCIIRAVLRVSSTQGKWKAFSTCGSHLTVVLLFYGTIVGVYFFPSSTHPEDTDKIGAVLFTVVTPMMNPFIYSLRNKDMKVALRKLINRKISSL, from the coding sequence ATGCATCAAGGAAACCAAACCATCGTTGCTGAATTCATTCTCCTGGGATTTTTCAACCAGGATGAGCATCAAAACCTCCTCTTTGTGCTTTTCTTGGGTATGTACCTGGTCACTGTGGTTGGGAACGGGCTCATCATTCTGGCTATTAGCTTCGATACGTACCTTCATAACCCCATGTATTTCTTCCTTGCCAATCTATCCTTTGCTGATATTTCCTCCATTTCCAACTCAGTCCCCAAAATGCTGGTGAATATTCAAACCAAGAGTCAATCCATCTCTTATGAGAGCTGCATCACACAGATGTACTTTTCTATTGTGTTTGTCGTCATTGACAATTTGCTCTTGGGGATCATGGCCTATGACCGCTTTGTGGCGATCTGCCATCCTCTGAACTATACAACTTTCATGCGGCCCAGGTTTGGCATTTTGCTCACTGTCATCTCGTGGTTCCTCAGTAGTATTATTGCTCTGACACACACCCTTCTGCTCATTCAATTGCTCTTCTGTGACCACAACACTCTCCCACACTTCTTCTGTGACTTGGCTCCTCTGCTCAAACTGTCCTGTTCAGACACAATGATCAATGAGCTTGTGTTGTTTATTGTGGGTTTATCAGTTATCATCTTCCCCTTTGCACTCATCTTCTTCTCCTATGTCTGCATCATCAGAGCTGTCCTGAGAGTATCATCCACACAGGGAAAGTGGAAAGCCTTCTCCACTTGTGGCTCTCACCTGACAGTTGTATTACTGTTCTATGGAACCATTGTAGGCGTGTACTTTTTCCCCTCCTCCACTCACCCTGAGGACACTGATAAGATTGGTGCTGTCCTGTTCACTGTGGTGACACCCATGATGAACCCCTTCATCTACAGCTTGAGGAATAAGGATATGAAAGTTGCCCTGAGAAAGCTCATCAATAGAAAAATTTCTTCCCTTTGA
- the LOC129008883 gene encoding olfactory receptor 1S2: protein MKTLCSFLQISRNMHQENQTTITEFILLGLSNQAEHQNLLFVLFLSMYVVTVVGNRLIILAISLDMYLHTPTYLFLANLSFADISSISNSVPKMLVNIQTRSQSISYESCITQMYFSIVFVVTDNLLLGTMAYDHFVAICHPLNYTTLMRPRFCILLTVISWFLSNIIALTHTLLLIQLLFCDHNTLPHFFCDLAPLLKLSCSDTMINELVLFIVGLSVIIFPIALIFFSYVCIIRAVLRVSSTQGKWKAFSTCGSHLTVVLLFYGTIVGVYFFPSSTHPEDTDKIGAVLFTVVTPMMNPFIYSLRNKDMKGALRKLINRKISSL, encoded by the coding sequence ATGAAGACTTTGTGTTCCTTTCTTCAGATCAGCAGAAATATGCATCAAGAAAACCAAACCACCATCACTGAATTCATTCTCCTGGGACTCTCCAACCAGGCTGAACATCAAAACCTCCTCTTTGTGCTTTTCCTGAGTATGTATGTGGTCACTGTGGTTGGGAACAGGCTCATCATTCTGGCTATCAGCTTGGATATGTACCTTCACACCCCCACGTATCTCTTCCTTGCCAACCTATCCTTTGCTGATATTTCCTCCATTTCCAACTCAGTCCCCAAAATGCTGGTGAATATTCAAACCAGGAGTCAATCCATCTCTTATGAGAGCTGCATCACACAGATGTACTTTTCTATTGTGTTTGTTGTCACTGACAATTTGCTCTTGGGGACCATGGCCTATGACCACTTTGTGGCGATCTGCCACCCTCTGAACTATACAACCCTCATGCGGCCCAGGTTCTGCATTTTGCTCACTGTCATCTCGTGGTTCCTCAGTAATATTATTGCTCTGACACACACCCTTCTGCTCATTCAATTGCTCTTCTGTGACCACAACACTCTCCCACACTTCTTCTGTGACTTGGCTCCTCTGCTCAAACTGTCCTGTTCAGACACAATGATCAATGAGCTTGTGTTGTTTATTGTAGGTTTATCAGTTATCATCTTCCCCATTGCACTCATCTTCTTCTCCTATGTCTGCATCATCAGAGCTGTCCTGAGAGTATCATCCACACAGGGAAAGTGGAAAGCCTTCTCCACTTGTGGCTCTCACCTGACAGTTGTATTACTGTTCTATGGAACCATTGTAGGCGTGTACTTTTTTCCCTCCTCCACTCACCCTGAGGACACTGATAAGATTGGTGCTGTCCTGTTCACTGTGGTGACACCCATGATGAACCCCTTCATCTACAGCTTGAGGAATAAGGATATGAAAGGTGCCCTGAGAAAGCTCATCAATAGAAAAATTTCTTCCCTTTGA